Proteins from a single region of Streptomyces vinaceus:
- a CDS encoding TetR/AcrR family transcriptional regulator: MAQHKEAAAPKAAGRGTYAVGDARRRKILDTAVEHFAQWGFNASSLARIAQDCGITQGGLLHHFRGKEDLLLSVLAQSEQHDVERLFSEPAESVAAYYATVVALAADNARRPGLVRMYHTLVGESGNPGHPAHAYFTQRYARVLAHNVRLLETGVARGELRPGTDCEALARETLAVMDGLQIQWVLAPGAVDMPALLHAYLDRQLRAISTSGTGLRAA; encoded by the coding sequence ATGGCACAGCACAAGGAGGCGGCCGCCCCGAAGGCCGCCGGCCGCGGCACCTACGCGGTGGGCGACGCCCGCCGCCGCAAGATCCTCGACACCGCGGTGGAGCACTTCGCGCAGTGGGGCTTCAACGCCTCCTCACTCGCCCGCATCGCCCAGGACTGCGGCATCACCCAGGGCGGGCTCCTGCACCACTTCCGCGGCAAGGAGGACCTGCTGCTGTCGGTGCTGGCACAGAGCGAGCAGCACGACGTGGAGCGGCTGTTCAGCGAGCCGGCCGAGTCCGTCGCCGCGTACTACGCCACCGTCGTCGCCCTGGCCGCGGACAACGCCCGCCGACCCGGCCTCGTACGGATGTACCACACGCTCGTCGGCGAATCGGGGAACCCCGGGCACCCGGCCCACGCCTACTTCACACAGCGCTACGCGCGGGTGCTCGCCCACAACGTCCGGCTGCTGGAGACGGGCGTCGCGCGGGGCGAGCTGCGGCCCGGCACCGACTGCGAGGCCCTCGCCCGCGAGACCCTCGCCGTGATGGACGGCCTCCAGATCCAGTGGGTCCTGGCCCCCGGGGCCGTGGACATGCCGGCCCTGCTGCACGCGTACCTGGACCGCCAGCTGCGCGCGATCTCCACGTCCGGCACGGGGCTGCGGGCGGCCTGA